In Panacibacter ginsenosidivorans, the following proteins share a genomic window:
- the hxpB gene encoding hexitol phosphatase HxpB codes for MQLNTVIFDMDGLLIDSEPLWNEAAAEVFKMYGVTLSEEQYNSTTGLRTKEFVQWWFQKFNLGDAEHARAEKLIFEKVMHKIEAKGNVMPGVQYIFRFFYERQFKIGIASSSPLDMIDMAIAMCGIKNFVQAKASAEDLPYGKPHPQVYLDCAASLNADPLACLCFEDSFPGLIAVKAARMKCVVVPHFSQQKSDRWTIADLKISSLQNFGELHLNLLQ; via the coding sequence ATGCAACTGAATACGGTTATTTTCGACATGGATGGATTATTGATAGACAGTGAACCACTCTGGAACGAAGCGGCAGCAGAGGTTTTCAAAATGTATGGCGTTACACTCTCCGAAGAACAATACAACAGCACTACAGGGCTGCGCACCAAAGAATTTGTACAATGGTGGTTTCAAAAATTCAATCTTGGTGATGCAGAACATGCACGTGCAGAAAAACTGATCTTCGAAAAAGTGATGCACAAAATAGAAGCAAAAGGAAACGTAATGCCCGGCGTGCAATATATTTTTCGCTTTTTTTATGAACGTCAGTTTAAAATTGGCATAGCTTCTTCTTCGCCGCTTGATATGATAGATATGGCCATTGCCATGTGCGGCATCAAAAATTTTGTGCAGGCAAAAGCATCTGCGGAAGACCTGCCTTATGGCAAACCGCACCCACAGGTTTATCTTGATTGCGCTGCAAGTCTCAATGCAGATCCCTTGGCCTGTCTGTGTTTCGAAGATTCTTTTCCCGGGCTTATCGCTGTAAAAGCAGCACGTATGAAATGCGTGGTAGTGCCGCATTTCAGCCAGCAAAAGAGTGACCGGTGGACTATTGCCGATCTAAAAATTTCTTCTCTTCAAAACTTTGGCGAACTACATTTGAATTTATTACAATAA
- a CDS encoding alpha-2-macroglobulin family protein, producing the protein MKRLLALFIFIIAAIMSNAQKKDNAYIKQWQEIDTLILSKDLPKTALKKVKLLYADAKAKGIKDQLIKALLYRMSLENDINEENPNVNDALLKAEINAAKDEVQKSILYVLLAYNYENYFDEHAWQFSERSKTINFKKEDVATWSADDFNREIGALYNKALQPAAALQRTSLKFYNAIIIKGNAGNLRPTLYDLIAHKVLDHFKNDNNYITQPDYTFEIKEEAALSTADNFIQHSFKSVDSTSNILKALQLFQQLMQFHKADKDPSALIDVNIERIEWVNEKAVIDEKEALYKTALEEITTKYANNSVAAQAWYLLAKIYADKAGTYKPFGDTTNRYAYIKTKEIINARLKQDTIASEGRSNMLQLQNSINTIELQTQVEGINIPGQPFRMLVNYRNIETMHIRIINASELKKIKLERWDESFWKELSKLSFTKSYTQSLPATKDYQQHATEVKIDALKPGDYAILACSSKNFDPSKDKMILQRFDVSNISYINNGDDYFVLHRETGAALTTAVVKYSVETYDNKKGDYIAGNFITIPVDSNGMFHLPVTKISNRRNTILHFTYGDDTLETRSNDYYRPYNNVQEEDTTDFERRNTKIFFFTDRSIYRPGQIIFFKGIAVTKDKISNRPKILSTKAAIDILLKDVNNKQVDSIEVNLNEYGSFTGKFKIPQNTLTGNFSIVAETLQGFAGISVEEYKRPKFYVEFDTLKSAYKLNDTIIITGYAKSYAGNVMDNATVKFNVQRNTRFLYPWMFWKISWPRGNAQQIADGIIKTDATGKFEISFIAKPDNSIDKATEPVFDFSIEAAVTDMSGETREGKSSVSVGYKSLQLSVAVPATAELNEFKEIAISAKNLSGQNVPTDVNISIAPLQSPAKIYRERLWDQPDQFSLSKNEFEKAFPYDLYENESDHRNWQKKEVLVSETLNTEVNSKFKIQNLKLGEGWYVIEATAKDKEGNAVKDVQYIQLYNKDSSVLASKETAWSNIVAASVQPGEQAKLLIGSSYENVNLILNTDYKSTPQSDTSYYAFYKLNNQKQLYSYSVKEADRNGLGIWYAFVKNNRFYTGGTSIEIPYINKDLQIDYNTYRNKTEPGSEEKWTVTVKGDDKEKATAELLTAMYDASLDQFKPHSWYKPDVWSVGYSNNNWSSRESFKINNSQPNYLPNNIEIFYTTYNRLAIQGEDFWGENYFLQAGKVRTINQVGYANDIVAAPMAMKSVPGSGDVIRIRGAASIESNATPLYIIDGVPTEKNINEIPPDDILSVTVLKNEQAIALYGAKASNGVVIITTKSGSKKDEPQIQPRKNFNETAFFFPQLHADTAGNYTFSFTMPEALTQWKWLSFAHTKELAFGLQQQTIVTQKTLMVQPNLPRFLREGDKVELTARISNLSDSALTGTASLQLFDAITNQPVDGLFQSVFPDQYFTAEAKQSTAIKFPVTIPFNYNKPLTIKIIASAKPPSPQGEGRGDEVSDGEENTIPVLTNRMLVTETLPLYMPGEGSKEFKFKKLLNNTSPTLTNESITVEYTPQPVWYAVQALPYVMEYPYECAEQTFNRFYANALAAFIVAKHPGIKEVFEKWKTDTTALISNLEKNQELKQILLNETPWVLDAANETQQRKNIALLFDVVNMSSSMDKALQELQQMQMDNGAFPWFKGGYADRYITQYILTGIGRLKKLGALNTGNTLLQEIETKALQYPDLEIAKDKTNIKEKDLKNDNLGSTQIQYLYMRSFFNDNKINDAAKPAQKYYQQQAEQYWNKQSNYLKAMIAAALYRSNEQTFADKNIIPSILENAVVDSTKGMYWKNNPWGYYWYQSPIEQQALMIELMHEMLKEKDNEAISTNIKNMQTWLLLNKQTNNWKTTKATADACYALLLAGSGLQEQPLAVSVNLGDYSINSVEKEQQSGTGYFKERINGADVKPEMGNIYVGISNPLAKSATNPPSWGAVYWQYFEDLDKITSAETPLNLHKKLFIEKNSSTGKILQPVNDNDELHVGDKVVMQIILKSDRDMEYLHLKDMRAASMEPANVLSGYKWQDGLGYYESTKDASTDFFISYLPKGTYVFEYPAYITHTGNFSVGVANIQCMYAPEFNARSEGIRINVENAGQ; encoded by the coding sequence ATGAAAAGATTACTGGCATTGTTCATTTTTATAATTGCAGCCATCATGTCAAATGCACAGAAAAAAGATAATGCTTATATAAAACAATGGCAGGAAATTGATACGCTTATACTTTCAAAAGACCTTCCAAAAACTGCGCTGAAAAAAGTTAAGTTGCTATACGCAGATGCAAAAGCTAAAGGAATAAAAGATCAGTTGATAAAAGCATTGCTGTACAGGATGAGTCTTGAAAATGATATAAACGAAGAAAACCCAAATGTAAATGATGCATTGCTGAAAGCAGAGATCAATGCCGCAAAAGATGAAGTGCAGAAAAGTATTTTATATGTATTGCTTGCTTATAACTATGAAAATTATTTTGATGAACATGCGTGGCAGTTCAGTGAAAGAAGTAAGACAATAAATTTTAAGAAGGAAGATGTAGCTACATGGAGCGCTGATGATTTTAACCGTGAGATCGGTGCTTTATATAATAAGGCATTGCAACCTGCCGCTGCTTTGCAAAGAACATCTCTGAAATTTTATAATGCTATTATTATAAAAGGCAACGCAGGCAATTTGCGACCAACTCTTTATGATCTTATTGCACATAAAGTGCTTGATCATTTTAAAAATGATAACAACTATATAACGCAACCGGATTATACATTTGAAATTAAAGAAGAAGCCGCTTTATCAACTGCTGACAATTTTATTCAGCATAGTTTTAAATCAGTTGATTCAACTTCTAACATACTGAAAGCTTTACAACTGTTTCAGCAGTTGATGCAGTTTCATAAAGCTGATAAAGATCCATCGGCATTGATCGATGTAAATATTGAACGAATAGAATGGGTGAATGAAAAAGCTGTTATTGACGAGAAAGAAGCATTGTATAAAACAGCATTAGAGGAGATAACCACAAAATATGCAAACAACAGTGTAGCTGCACAGGCCTGGTATTTGCTAGCAAAGATTTATGCAGATAAAGCAGGGACTTACAAACCTTTTGGCGATACTACCAACAGGTATGCTTATATAAAAACAAAAGAAATCATCAATGCAAGATTGAAACAGGATACTATTGCAAGTGAAGGCAGAAGTAATATGCTGCAGCTGCAAAACAGTATTAATACAATTGAATTACAAACACAGGTAGAAGGTATTAATATTCCCGGGCAGCCCTTTCGGATGCTGGTAAATTACCGGAATATTGAAACGATGCACATAAGAATTATCAATGCATCCGAACTCAAAAAAATAAAATTAGAAAGATGGGATGAAAGTTTCTGGAAAGAGCTTTCAAAGCTTTCATTCACAAAAAGCTATACGCAGTCATTACCAGCTACAAAAGATTACCAGCAACATGCAACTGAAGTAAAAATAGATGCATTGAAGCCTGGTGATTATGCTATCCTTGCTTGCAGCAGCAAAAACTTCGATCCTTCCAAAGACAAAATGATATTGCAGCGTTTTGATGTTTCCAATATTAGTTATATCAATAACGGTGATGATTATTTTGTCTTACACCGCGAAACAGGCGCAGCGCTTACAACTGCTGTTGTCAAATACAGTGTGGAAACATACGATAATAAGAAAGGAGATTACATAGCGGGCAATTTCATAACTATTCCTGTTGATTCAAACGGTATGTTTCATTTACCTGTAACAAAGATCAGCAACCGGAGAAATACTATTCTTCATTTTACTTATGGAGATGATACGCTTGAAACAAGGAGCAATGATTATTACAGGCCTTATAATAATGTGCAGGAAGAAGACACAACAGATTTTGAACGCAGAAATACAAAAATATTTTTCTTTACAGACAGAAGTATTTATCGTCCCGGTCAAATTATTTTCTTTAAAGGTATTGCGGTAACAAAAGATAAGATCAGCAATCGCCCAAAAATACTTTCAACTAAAGCAGCGATCGATATTTTATTAAAAGATGTAAATAATAAGCAGGTAGATTCAATTGAAGTAAACCTGAATGAATATGGCTCATTTACGGGTAAGTTTAAGATACCTCAGAATACACTTACCGGTAATTTTTCCATTGTTGCAGAAACATTGCAAGGGTTTGCAGGCATTAGTGTAGAAGAATACAAACGTCCAAAATTTTATGTTGAGTTTGATACGCTAAAATCAGCATACAAATTAAATGATACCATAATTATAACAGGCTATGCCAAATCTTATGCAGGTAATGTAATGGATAATGCTACGGTAAAATTCAATGTACAGCGCAATACAAGATTTTTATATCCATGGATGTTTTGGAAGATTAGTTGGCCAAGAGGTAATGCACAACAAATTGCAGATGGCATTATCAAAACAGATGCAACCGGAAAGTTTGAAATCAGTTTTATTGCAAAACCTGATAATAGTATTGATAAAGCAACAGAACCTGTTTTTGATTTTAGTATTGAAGCAGCAGTTACAGATATGAGCGGCGAAACAAGAGAAGGGAAGAGCAGTGTGTCTGTTGGTTATAAATCATTGCAATTATCTGTCGCAGTTCCTGCAACAGCAGAGCTCAATGAATTCAAAGAGATCGCTATAAGTGCAAAGAATCTTTCAGGACAAAATGTACCAACAGATGTAAACATCAGTATTGCGCCATTACAATCACCGGCAAAAATTTATAGAGAAAGATTATGGGATCAACCCGATCAATTCAGTTTAAGCAAAAATGAATTTGAAAAAGCTTTTCCTTATGACCTTTATGAAAATGAAAGCGATCACCGCAACTGGCAAAAGAAAGAAGTGCTTGTAAGTGAAACGCTTAACACAGAGGTTAATTCAAAATTCAAAATTCAAAATTTAAAACTTGGAGAAGGGTGGTACGTAATTGAAGCAACGGCAAAGGATAAAGAAGGCAATGCTGTTAAAGATGTACAATATATTCAGCTCTATAATAAAGATTCATCTGTATTGGCTTCCAAAGAAACAGCATGGAGCAATATTGTTGCAGCTTCTGTACAACCCGGGGAACAGGCAAAATTATTGATCGGTTCATCTTATGAAAATGTAAACCTTATTTTAAATACAGATTACAAATCAACGCCACAAAGCGATACCAGTTATTATGCATTCTATAAACTGAATAATCAAAAGCAACTCTATTCCTACAGCGTAAAAGAAGCAGACAGAAATGGTCTTGGCATCTGGTATGCATTTGTAAAGAACAACCGTTTCTATACGGGCGGCACTTCTATAGAAATTCCATACATCAATAAAGACCTGCAAATAGATTATAATACATACCGCAACAAAACAGAACCTGGTAGTGAAGAAAAATGGACAGTAACAGTTAAAGGAGATGATAAAGAAAAAGCAACAGCAGAACTATTAACTGCTATGTATGATGCATCGCTTGACCAGTTTAAACCGCATAGCTGGTACAAGCCGGATGTATGGTCTGTTGGATATAGTAATAATAATTGGAGTAGTAGAGAATCTTTTAAAATAAATAATTCTCAACCAAATTATTTGCCAAATAATATAGAAATTTTTTACACTACCTATAATAGATTAGCAATTCAAGGAGAAGATTTCTGGGGAGAAAATTATTTTTTGCAAGCGGGAAAAGTTAGAACTATTAATCAAGTTGGCTATGCAAATGATATTGTAGCTGCGCCAATGGCAATGAAATCAGTACCCGGTAGTGGAGATGTTATTAGAATTCGTGGTGCTGCTTCTATAGAAAGCAATGCAACTCCTTTATATATAATTGATGGTGTTCCAACGGAAAAAAATATTAATGAAATACCTCCAGATGATATTTTAAGTGTGACAGTTTTAAAGAATGAACAGGCGATTGCCTTATATGGTGCAAAAGCTTCAAATGGGGTAGTTATAATTACAACAAAATCTGGCTCTAAAAAAGATGAGCCACAAATCCAACCCCGGAAAAATTTCAACGAAACAGCCTTTTTCTTTCCGCAATTACATGCAGACACTGCAGGTAACTATACATTCAGCTTTACCATGCCGGAAGCATTAACGCAATGGAAATGGTTAAGCTTTGCGCATACAAAAGAACTGGCATTTGGACTACAGCAGCAAACCATTGTAACACAAAAAACATTGATGGTGCAACCCAACCTGCCGCGCTTTTTACGGGAAGGAGATAAGGTGGAATTAACCGCACGGATCAGCAATCTCAGCGACAGTGCATTAACAGGCACAGCCTCTTTGCAATTGTTTGATGCCATTACTAATCAACCTGTAGATGGTTTGTTCCAAAGTGTTTTTCCTGACCAATACTTTACTGCAGAAGCCAAACAAAGTACCGCAATCAAATTCCCGGTTACCATACCTTTCAATTACAACAAACCACTTACTATAAAAATAATAGCGAGTGCCAAGCCCCCTTCTCCCCAAGGAGAAGGGCGGGGGGATGAGGTTTCAGATGGCGAAGAAAACACCATTCCTGTTCTCACAAACCGCATGCTTGTGACAGAAACATTGCCTCTGTATATGCCCGGAGAAGGCTCTAAAGAATTCAAATTCAAAAAATTATTAAACAATACTTCACCCACACTTACCAACGAAAGTATTACAGTAGAGTATACACCGCAACCTGTTTGGTATGCAGTGCAGGCGTTGCCTTATGTAATGGAATATCCATACGAATGTGCAGAGCAAACATTCAATCGTTTTTATGCCAATGCACTGGCTGCATTTATTGTGGCCAAACATCCCGGCATAAAAGAAGTATTTGAAAAATGGAAAACAGATACAACAGCTTTGATCAGTAATCTTGAAAAGAACCAGGAATTAAAACAAATACTTTTAAATGAAACACCATGGGTGCTTGATGCTGCGAATGAAACACAACAAAGAAAAAATATTGCTTTGTTATTTGATGTGGTTAATATGAGCAGCAGTATGGATAAAGCTTTACAGGAATTGCAACAAATGCAAATGGATAACGGCGCATTCCCCTGGTTCAAAGGAGGCTATGCTGACAGGTATATTACGCAATACATTTTAACGGGTATTGGCAGGTTGAAAAAACTGGGTGCCTTAAATACAGGCAATACACTGTTGCAGGAAATTGAAACAAAAGCTTTGCAATACCCGGACCTTGAGATTGCGAAAGATAAAACAAACATCAAAGAAAAAGATCTTAAAAATGATAACCTTGGCAGCACGCAGATCCAGTATTTATACATGCGCAGCTTCTTTAACGATAATAAAATAAACGATGCTGCTAAACCTGCACAAAAATATTATCAGCAACAAGCTGAACAATATTGGAACAAGCAAAGCAATTATTTAAAAGCAATGATCGCTGCAGCTTTATACAGAAGTAATGAACAAACTTTTGCAGATAAGAATATCATTCCATCTATTCTTGAAAATGCAGTTGTTGATTCCACAAAAGGCATGTACTGGAAAAATAATCCATGGGGTTACTACTGGTACCAAAGCCCGATAGAACAACAGGCATTAATGATAGAACTTATGCATGAAATGCTAAAGGAGAAAGATAACGAAGCAATAAGTACGAATATTAAAAACATGCAAACATGGCTGTTGCTTAACAAACAAACCAATAACTGGAAAACCACCAAAGCCACTGCTGATGCATGTTATGCGTTATTGCTGGCAGGCAGTGGCTTGCAGGAACAGCCACTTGCTGTATCGGTAAACCTGGGTGATTATTCTATCAACTCTGTTGAAAAAGAACAACAGTCAGGCACAGGTTATTTTAAAGAGCGCATCAACGGTGCTGATGTAAAACCAGAGATGGGTAATATATATGTTGGGATTTCAAATCCTTTAGCTAAAAGTGCAACAAACCCTCCGTCCTGGGGTGCTGTGTACTGGCAATATTTTGAAGACCTTGATAAAATCACTTCGGCAGAAACGCCATTGAATTTGCATAAGAAATTATTCATCGAGAAAAATTCATCAACAGGAAAAATATTACAACCAGTGAATGATAATGATGAATTGCATGTTGGCGATAAAGTAGTAATGCAAATAATTTTGAAAAGCGATAGAGATATGGAATACCTGCACCTGAAAGATATGCGTGCTGCTTCCATGGAGCCAGCGAATGTATTAAGTGGTTACAAATGGCAGGATGGACTTGGTTATTACGAGTCCACAAAAGATGCTTCAACTGATTTTTTTATCAGTTATTTGCCCAAAGGAACGTATGTGTTTGAGTATCCCGCATACATTACACATACCGGAAATTTTTCTGTTGGGGTAGCCAATATTCAATGCATGTATGCGCCGGAATTCAATGCACGCAGTGAAGGAATCAGGATCAACGTAGAGAATGCAGGGCAGTAA
- a CDS encoding TonB-dependent receptor yields MGKSQRILMVCITICCISLNSFAQSLTAVSGNVKNSGTKESIAAVSVMVKGSSAGAYTDDRGNFKFTTTQKPPFTLVVSSIGYETKEVEFNGEASISIELTVSYALGQDIVVAATRLPQRIMEAPVSIDRVNSSTIRNTPGASYYDALNNLKGVDITTSSYTFKTVSTRGFNGSGNYRFNQLVDGMDNAAPALNFSVGNVIGLSELDVDNMELLSGASSALYGSGGMNGTLLVTSKDPFKYQGVSFQIKQGVNHVSDYRHDASPFYDWSLRWGKKISEKFAFKVGAEYIKADDWQADDSTNLLRTNVLSKIIPGTRASDPNYDGVNVFGDEASANMNAFANVVQYQTQQGILAATGGTLDIVNYLNTYLPSPMPTPDQVTAAIGGLYNIDPSGGLAQSTTNLLPFYLGLRNNIYGSQNVSRTGYYEKDIVNYDAKNLKFTAGLYFNITNSTQLSLTGNWGSGTSVYTGADRYSLKNFRIGQYKLEIKSKNWFFRGYTTQENSGDSYASTLTALAVNNAWKANSDWFGQYVGYYSGVVLGGGDAETAHAYARSKADSGRALPGSAAFNTAFNNSVTTSISKGGSQFADKSSLYQFEGQYNLTPYIKVIDVLVGASYRWYNLNSNGTIFADTMGSIKIGEFGGYVQLQKALLNDVLKLTASGRFDKNENFDGRFTPRVTASVKVAKDNRIRLSYQQAYRFPTNQDQWINLRTPGSLLIGSLPSFDDHYKFSSTNPVFTAESIVAYRDAYGQTGVPDPTKLVQVQLAKVGPESMQSFEIGYRGIIAKKLLIDAYYYTSKYKDFIGRVAVGGGASMDATKTYTELLSPFTTQNYSFVTNSTHPVTANGWGIGGEYAAGKGYTIKANIYGDQLKDVDEGFVAFFNTPKIRYNLGFGNPNAFKGIGFNILYKWQDKVDWEGTFGTGQIPSFGTMDFLLSYKIGKSKNLIKLGATNLFNNYYRNAFGNPYIGGLYYVSFGYNVF; encoded by the coding sequence ATGGGAAAGAGTCAGCGCATTCTAATGGTTTGCATCACCATATGTTGCATAAGCCTGAACAGTTTTGCCCAAAGTCTTACGGCCGTTTCCGGTAATGTTAAGAATAGCGGTACCAAGGAATCTATTGCTGCTGTTTCGGTTATGGTCAAAGGGTCATCGGCGGGTGCTTATACAGATGACAGGGGGAACTTTAAGTTCACTACAACACAGAAGCCTCCTTTTACTTTAGTTGTTAGTTCCATTGGTTATGAGACCAAAGAAGTAGAGTTCAATGGTGAGGCCTCGATAAGCATAGAATTAACAGTATCATATGCGCTTGGTCAGGATATTGTAGTTGCTGCTACAAGACTGCCGCAACGTATTATGGAGGCGCCAGTTTCAATTGACAGGGTTAATTCCTCTACAATTCGCAATACACCAGGTGCCAGTTACTATGATGCATTAAATAACCTGAAAGGCGTAGATATAACAACTTCCAGTTATACTTTTAAAACAGTAAGTACAAGAGGTTTCAACGGAAGCGGTAATTATCGTTTTAACCAGTTGGTAGATGGGATGGATAATGCTGCACCTGCATTAAATTTTTCAGTAGGGAATGTAATAGGCCTCTCAGAACTCGATGTAGATAATATGGAATTATTATCCGGCGCATCTTCTGCACTGTATGGTTCAGGTGGCATGAATGGTACTTTGCTGGTAACCAGTAAGGACCCTTTCAAATACCAGGGTGTAAGTTTCCAGATAAAACAAGGTGTTAACCATGTAAGCGATTACAGGCATGATGCTTCTCCTTTTTATGACTGGAGTTTGCGCTGGGGTAAAAAAATCTCTGAGAAATTTGCTTTTAAAGTTGGTGCAGAATATATAAAAGCAGATGATTGGCAGGCTGATGACAGTACTAATCTTTTACGCACCAACGTACTGAGCAAAATAATACCAGGCACAAGAGCTAGTGACCCTAATTACGATGGAGTGAATGTATTTGGTGATGAAGCAAGCGCGAATATGAATGCATTTGCAAACGTTGTACAATATCAAACTCAGCAAGGTATACTTGCCGCAACAGGAGGTACTTTAGATATAGTAAACTATTTGAATACGTACCTACCTTCTCCGATGCCAACTCCCGATCAAGTTACTGCTGCAATCGGTGGACTTTATAATATTGACCCCAGTGGTGGTTTGGCTCAATCTACAACAAACCTTTTGCCATTTTATTTGGGTTTAAGGAATAATATTTATGGCTCGCAGAATGTAAGCCGCACCGGCTATTATGAAAAGGATATCGTTAATTATGATGCCAAAAATTTAAAATTTACTGCTGGTTTATATTTTAATATAACAAACAGCACCCAGCTATCGCTAACAGGTAATTGGGGATCAGGAACAAGTGTTTATACAGGTGCTGACAGATATTCATTAAAAAATTTTAGAATTGGTCAATATAAATTAGAAATCAAAAGCAAAAACTGGTTCTTCAGAGGGTATACTACTCAGGAAAATTCAGGCGACTCCTATGCTTCAACGCTTACTGCTTTGGCAGTAAACAATGCATGGAAAGCAAATAGTGATTGGTTTGGACAATATGTGGGTTATTATTCAGGTGTTGTTTTAGGTGGGGGTGATGCTGAAACTGCACATGCGTATGCCCGCAGTAAAGCTGATTCAGGAAGGGCTTTGCCTGGATCTGCGGCATTTAATACTGCTTTTAATAATTCAGTTACTACCTCTATCAGCAAAGGAGGCTCACAATTTGCAGATAAATCAAGTCTATATCAATTCGAAGGACAATATAACTTGACTCCTTATATTAAAGTAATAGATGTTCTTGTAGGTGCCAGCTATCGCTGGTATAACTTAAATTCTAATGGTACTATTTTCGCTGATACAATGGGTTCTATAAAAATTGGAGAATTTGGTGGTTACGTACAATTACAAAAGGCTTTGCTTAATGATGTATTGAAATTAACTGCCTCAGGAAGATTTGATAAAAATGAAAATTTCGACGGTCGCTTTACACCACGAGTAACAGCTTCTGTAAAAGTTGCCAAAGACAATCGTATACGTCTTTCCTACCAGCAGGCATATCGTTTCCCTACTAACCAGGATCAATGGATCAATCTGAGAACACCAGGAAGTCTTTTGATTGGGTCACTGCCTAGTTTTGACGATCACTATAAATTTTCCTCTACTAATCCTGTTTTCACTGCAGAAAGTATCGTGGCTTACAGGGATGCATATGGACAAACGGGAGTACCTGATCCAACAAAACTTGTTCAGGTACAATTAGCAAAAGTTGGTCCTGAATCTATGCAATCTTTTGAAATAGGTTATAGGGGTATTATAGCAAAAAAATTACTCATTGATGCTTATTATTATACCAGCAAATACAAAGACTTTATTGGTAGAGTAGCTGTAGGTGGTGGTGCAAGTATGGATGCTACAAAAACTTATACTGAACTTTTAAGTCCATTTACTACGCAAAATTATTCCTTTGTAACTAACAGCACTCACCCTGTAACAGCAAATGGATGGGGCATTGGTGGGGAATATGCTGCAGGGAAAGGTTATACCATTAAAGCAAATATTTATGGCGACCAGTTAAAAGATGTTGACGAAGGTTTTGTAGCTTTCTTCAACACGCCAAAAATACGTTACAACCTTGGCTTTGGTAATCCGAATGCATTTAAAGGAATTGGTTTCAATATACTTTACAAATGGCAGGATAAAGTTGATTGGGAAGGCACTTTTGGTACAGGACAGATACCCTCATTCGGCACAATGGATTTTTTGCTGAGCTATAAAATTGGTAAATCAAAAAACCTAATCAAACTCGGCGCTACTAACCTCTTTAATAATTACTATCGTAATGCATTTGGTAATCCTTATATAGGCGGCTTATACTATGTAAGTTTTGGCTATAATGTTTTTTAG
- a CDS encoding phosphoribosylaminoimidazolesuccinocarboxamide synthase codes for MANFKFPHQTSFYKGKVRDVYSINDQWLVMVASNRISAFDVILPRPIPYKGQVLNQIAAYMLDATKDICPNWLTDTPAPNVAIGKKCVPFKIEMVVRGNLTGHAWRTYNSGKRTLCGVSMQEGMKENDFFSAPIITPSTKASEGHDEDISAAEIIATGLATQEEWEILSKYALALFARGKEIAAKRGLILVDTKYEFGKLGDEIILMDEIHTPDSSRYFYADGFEERQQKGERQKQLSKEFVREWLIANNFMGKEGQTVPEMKDEWVDTISKRYIELYEHVIGEKFIPQELSDDETYARIIKSLEHLSA; via the coding sequence ATGGCAAACTTTAAATTCCCCCACCAGACCTCTTTTTACAAAGGAAAAGTAAGAGATGTTTATAGCATCAATGATCAATGGCTGGTAATGGTTGCAAGTAATCGTATTTCGGCTTTTGATGTTATTTTACCAAGACCTATACCTTATAAAGGACAGGTTTTGAATCAAATAGCTGCATATATGCTGGATGCAACCAAAGATATTTGTCCCAATTGGCTTACAGATACTCCTGCACCCAACGTGGCCATCGGTAAAAAATGCGTGCCCTTCAAAATTGAAATGGTTGTTCGGGGCAATCTTACCGGCCATGCATGGCGTACCTATAACTCTGGTAAACGAACTTTATGCGGTGTAAGTATGCAGGAAGGGATGAAAGAAAATGATTTTTTTTCTGCACCCATTATAACGCCTTCTACAAAGGCATCCGAAGGGCATGATGAAGATATTTCTGCAGCTGAGATTATCGCTACAGGTCTTGCTACACAAGAAGAATGGGAAATATTAAGCAAATACGCACTCGCACTTTTTGCAAGAGGTAAAGAAATTGCTGCAAAAAGAGGTTTAATACTCGTTGATACAAAATATGAGTTTGGTAAACTTGGTGATGAGATCATTCTAATGGATGAAATTCATACGCCCGATTCTTCCCGCTATTTTTATGCAGATGGTTTTGAAGAAAGACAGCAAAAAGGCGAGCGCCAAAAACAATTGAGTAAAGAATTTGTACGTGAATGGCTTATAGCCAACAACTTTATGGGTAAGGAGGGGCAAACCGTTCCGGAGATGAAAGATGAATGGGTTGATACTATCTCTAAACGCTATATTGAATTATACGAGCATGTAATAGGCGAAAAATTCATTCCGCAGGAATTGAGCGATGATGAAACCTATGCCCGCATTATAAAAAGTCTTGAACATTTATCGGCATAA